From a single Nicotiana tomentosiformis chromosome 2, ASM39032v3, whole genome shotgun sequence genomic region:
- the LOC104112962 gene encoding uncharacterized protein — protein sequence MAPQTLLSNTEKNPKETIKVVFLRSGKIVVDPVMKARPEVVNKQTETLEAKKCKMQNGQSSGVQEEIEESRHMPALLFPQKMKRERLDNYFGRFLEMLKQLYVNISFTEVLIQMPAFLKEILSSKKKLNEITVSMLNVHYNAILQNKIPQKCEDPRSFTIPCSLGNEKFDKAIYDSGVSINLMPLSVFRKLKGIIEDILEWVDKFVFPVDFILVDMEVNKEVPLILGRPFLCTSRAILDIYEGQLMLRVGNEKVVFQMERMMKYPNDEASAYSCFKLDIVGELVEKYKLENLVGDTLERCITQSSTVDDEDPEIKKKDEALEIEDQLVDEEELK from the exons ATGGCTCCTCAGACTCTACTATCTAACACTGAAAAGAACCCAAAGGAAACAATCAAAGTTGTATTTCTAAGAAGTGGCAAAATAGTGGTTGACCCGGTTATGAAAGCTAGACCTGAGGTGGTGAACAAGCAGACTGAGACATTGGAAGCGAAAAAGTGTAAAATGCAGAATGGCCAGAGTAGTGGGGTACAAGAGGAGATTGAAGAAAGTAGACACATGCCAGCTCTATTATTCCCTCAAAAGATGAAGCGGGAAAGACTTGATAATTATTTTGGGCGGTTCTTGGAGATGCTCAAACAACTTTATGTGAATATTTCTTTCACAGAGGTACTCATTCAGATGCCAGCgttcttgaaggaaatcctaTCTAGCAAGAAGAAATTAAATGAGATAACAGTGTCTATGTTGAATGTCCACTACAATGCCATATTGCAAAATAAAATTCCCCAAAAGTGTGAGGACCCAAGAAGCTTCACCATACCATGCTCGTTGGGGAATGAGAAATTCGACAAGGCCATCTATGATTCTGGTGTGTCTATAAATCTAATGCCTTTGTCTGTGTTCAGAAAACTTAAAG GAATTATTGAGGATATTCTAGAATGGGTGGACAAGTTTGTGTTCCCCGTGGACTTTATTTTGGTCGACATGGAGGTGAACAAGGAGGTACCTCTAATTCTAGGAAGGCCATTTTTATGTACAAGCAGAGCAATCCTTGATATCTATGAGGGGCAGCTTATGCTCAGGGTGGGAAATGAGAAAGTAGTATTTCAGATGGAAAGAATGATGAAATACCCCAATGATGAGGCGTCTGCCTACTCGTGCTTCAAACTAGATATTGTTGGGGAATTGGTTGAAAAATATAAGCTTGAAAATCTTGTTGGGGATACTCTAGAGAGGTGTATTACTCAGTCTAGCACAGTGGATGATGAAGATCCTGAAATAAAGAAAAAGGATGAAGCTCTTGAAATTGAGGATCAATTGGTTGATGAGGAGGAACTAAAATAG